The following proteins are encoded in a genomic region of Ictalurus punctatus breed USDA103 chromosome 15, Coco_2.0, whole genome shotgun sequence:
- the LOC128635157 gene encoding heat shock factor protein 5-like: MENTDATFGTFINPNYFPGKLWRLVNDPQICSVWWDDSGEGILIHQETFEAEVLLSQPTHLSEYFRTADFISFIRQLNLYGFKKQRTNISDKQSYNPSIKAQLHHFHNPYFKRDKPELLLDIKRRTPLNKAKLAGLKVTGRTPRRFHHVMQNSAQETSGLMRTGSVLLEHQGTPYHHPCNVPQQEQRSNTPHHSQYGFYTPVYQRCSPDVLDSTVPCSQQPAASCSPSGYHPDYSVGHADPIDQDPYWRAGDVPESRTSDLGIEKEELDAILELALDMQDEVDVRTLLQLSLTC, encoded by the exons ATGGAAAACACTGATGCAACTTTTGGCACCTTCATCAACCCCAACTACTTCCCTGGAAAGTTGTGGCGTTTGGTGAACGATCCCCAGATTTGCTCAGTCTGGTGGGACGACAGCGGGGAAGGGATACTTATTCATCAGGAAACATTCGAAGCCGAAGTACTATTGTCCCAACCCACACATTTGTCTGAGTACTTCAGGACAGCAGACTTCATAAGTTTCATTCGCCAGCTGAACCTGTACGGCTTCAAAAAACAACGCACGAACATCTCGGACAAGCAGTCGTACAACCCTTCAATTAAAGCCCAACTGCACCATTTTCATAACCCGTACTTCAAACGTGATAAGCCCGAGCTCCTGCTCGATATAAAGCGACGCACGCCTCTCAATAAGGCCAAGCTCGCCGGCTTAAAGGTGACGGGCAGGACGCCCAGACGTTTCCATCACGTGATGCAGAATTCAGCACAGGAAACCTCTGGCTTAATGAGAACAG GTTCAGTCTTGCTTGAACATCAGGGGACCCCTTACCACCATCCCTGTAATGTCCCTCAGCAGGAGCAGAGGAGCAACACACCTCATCACTCACAGTACGGGTTTTACACACCAG TGTATCAGCGCTGTAGCCCAGACGTCTTGGATTCAACAGTGCCATGCTCTCAACAACCAGCTGCTTCCTGCTCTCCTAGTGGCTATCACCCT GACTACTCAGTCGGACACGCTGATCCGATCGATCAGGATCCATACTGGAGAGCAGGTGATGTTCCAGAGTCCCGGACGAGTGACCTGGGCATAGAGAAAGAGGAACTGGACGCTATATTAGAGCTGGCGTTGGACATGCAG GATGAAGTTGATGTCCGGACGTTGCTGCAGCTATCACTCACCTGTTAA